From Corvus cornix cornix isolate S_Up_H32 chromosome 1A, ASM73873v5, whole genome shotgun sequence, a single genomic window includes:
- the LOC109146158 gene encoding uncharacterized protein LOC109146158 — MRRDRRSERRTGGCFQRCAETKASTGDFKLERPPRIIKSNHGRKRRTSPEGSLGPLQKLFWSVRAGPACTGAFSAGECSQPKIRAGAEAGAAFLAQSRAEPSVTPARCQECSLVFSPCVPAGRESRVGGPEPQERNWHLLSFVFPGEQLCLQCPACGTQNTKHTSQARALGCPGSAQMDMDKGLPTAPWPGATLNRNPEMLRCGQTSLTPQKSPKEQLGHYLGTSALCVCRGAQTAIPNADLLELPHTYQVCPMHPKSLPFQPEDIIHHQH; from the exons ATGCGGCGGGACCGTCGCTCGGAGCGCCGGACCGGGGGCTGCTTCCAGCGCTGCGCGGAGACCAAGGCG AGCACAGGAGATTTTAAGTTAGAAAGACCTCcaaggatcatcaagtcaaACCATG GGAGAAAGCGCAGGACGAGTCCTGAGGGTTCACTTGGTCCGTTGCAGAAGTTGTTCTGGAGTGTCAGGGCTGGTCCCGCTTGCACAGGGGCGTTTTCTGCAGGTGAGTGTTCACAGCCCAAAATCAGGGCAGgtgctgaggctggggctgcttttCTGGCCCAGAGCCGTGCAGAGCCCTCGGTGACTCCCGCTCGCTGCCAGGAATGTTCCTTGGTGTTTTCTCCGTGTGTCCCAGCTGGCCGGGAAAGCAGGGTGGGAGGTCCGGAGCCACAGGAAAGGAACTGGCACCTCTTGTCCTTTGTATTTccaggggagcagctgtgcctgcagtgtcCTGCCTGTGGCACGCAGAATACAAAACACACATCCCAGGCACGGGCACTGGGATGCCCGGGCAGTGCTCAGATGGACATGGATAAAGGGCTGCCCACAGCTCCTTGGCCAGGGGCCACTCTGAACAGGAACCCAGAGATGCTTCGCTGTGGACAGACCTCACTgacaccccaaaaatcccccaagGAACAGCTTGGGCATTACCTGGGAACGTCGGCactgtgtgtttgcagaggGGCTCAGACAGCAATTCCCAATGCCGACCTCCTGGAACTCCCACACACCTACCAGGTATGTCCCATGCACCCCaaatcccttcccttccagcctgagGACATCATCCATCACCAGCATTAA
- the LOC104696481 gene encoding LOW QUALITY PROTEIN: uncharacterized protein LOC104696481 (The sequence of the model RefSeq protein was modified relative to this genomic sequence to represent the inferred CDS: deleted 1 base in 1 codon): MAVRALSAISRGVSQCGDTGGGVSGAGGGQEPRAGRQAAAGTPLSRSRRAARDKSPRRHPVPGRALRWPPGASPRFPPGPGKCRKTQNHRGITVTGAARPIPLPEGRLLPGAASTQQDAAPFFQEADAAELVPMGFTTTTEFHLRQSEIIQIPRGSKELDKLLQGGIETGSLTGLFGEFRTGKTQLCHCLAVTGQLPTDPGGGQEGEATSMDTEGIFRPEWLLAVAERSVRGIV, from the exons ATGGCGGTTCG CGCTCTCAGCGCGATTTCCCGCGGCGTTTCCCAGTGTGGGGACACGGGGGGTGGGGTCAGTGGCGCCGGGGGCGGGCAGGAGCCGCGCGCGGGGCGGCAGGCAGCGGCGGGGACGCCTCTGTCGCGGTCGCGCCGCGCCGCACGTGATAAAAGCCCCCGGCGCCACCCAGTGCCGGGTCGGGCTCTTCGCTGGCCGCCCGGCGCCTCTCCCCGCTTTCCCCCCGGCCCggggaaatgcaggaaaacacaaaaccatcGAGGAATTACAGTCACCGGAGCTGCCCGGCCCATCCCCCTGCCCGAAGGGCGGCTTCTGCCCGGAGCCGCGAGCACCCAGCAGGACGCAGCTCCTTTTTTCCAGGAG GCTGATGCAGCTGAACTGGTTCCCATGGGTTTCACCACAACCACAGAATTCCACCTGCGGCAGTCAGAGATCATCCAGATCCCCCGTGGCTCCAAAGAGCTGGATAAGCTGCTTCAAG gagGAATAGAAACAGGGTCCCTAACGGGGTTATTCGGGGAATTCCGTACTGGGAAGACGCAGCTGTGTCACTGCCTGGCAGTCACTGGTCAG CTCCCCACAGACCCTGGGGGCGGGCAG GAGGGAGAAGCCACATCCATGGACACAGAGGGGATCTTCCGTCCAGAGTggctcctggctgtggctgaAAGGTCTGTGAGAGGAATAGTTTGA
- the LOC109146157 gene encoding meiotic recombination protein DMC1 homolog, producing the protein MNTGMSSGVQFSTNFKRQQCGINASDGKRLEEAGFHMVKAMAYAPEKELLNIKVISETKADKIPVRVFWSFNPGYSTGLFLLAESVVVNLEGLQRAVKVIGGVT; encoded by the exons ATGAACACTGGGATGTCATCTGGGGTGCAGTTCTCTACCAACTTCAAGCGGCAG cagtgTGGCATAAATGCCAGTGATGGGAAGAGGCTGGAAGAAGCTGGATTTCACATGGTGAAGGCCATGGCTTATGCAccagagaaggagctgctgaacATTAAAGTCATCAGTGAAACCAAAGCTGACAAAATCCCAGTAAGGGTGTTCTGGAGCTTTAACCCAGGATATTCCACAGGTTTATTTCTGCTGGCTGAAAGTGTTGTGGTGAATTTGGAAGGTCTCCAAAGGGCAGTAAAGGTGATTGGAGGTGTGACCTGA